In Mycobacterium stomatepiae, the following are encoded in one genomic region:
- a CDS encoding phytoene desaturase family protein → MSTGLVVGSGPNGLAAAICLAAKGVQVTVLEAADEVGGGTRSTEAIIPGLLHDHCSAIHPMAVGSQFLSGFNLQRYGLSWRWPEIDCVHPLDGGSAGVLHRSVEQTAAGLGRDGARWRLAFGYSAGHFDALSDDIMGPLLRIPHHPLMLARFGAPTVLPASTFARVFRTDEGRALFGGVAAHAFRPLHYPMTSAIGMGIIAAGHRHGWAVAEGGSQSIADAMVALLSDLGGKIETGVRVQNMSQLPPADVTMFDLAPSAVAGILGARLPRRISAAFTRFRRGPGAFKVDFAVEGGVPWTNPDAHRAGTVHLAGTFAELAATERDVHAGRMPERPFVLIGQQYLADPQRSVGNTHPVWSYAHVPNGYTGDATEAIIAQIERFAPGFRDRIVGHVVRSTTQMATFNANYAGGDIMTGSKDIRQLTFGPRITLSPYTISVPGMYVCSAATPPGPGAHGMCGANAAKLALAELSR, encoded by the coding sequence ATGAGTACCGGGCTGGTCGTCGGCAGTGGGCCCAACGGGCTGGCCGCCGCGATCTGCCTGGCCGCCAAGGGCGTGCAGGTCACCGTGCTCGAAGCGGCCGACGAGGTCGGCGGCGGTACCCGCAGCACCGAGGCCATCATTCCCGGCCTGCTGCACGACCACTGTTCGGCGATTCACCCGATGGCGGTGGGCTCGCAGTTCCTGAGCGGCTTCAACCTGCAGAGGTATGGCTTGTCGTGGCGCTGGCCGGAAATCGATTGCGTCCATCCGCTCGATGGCGGCAGCGCCGGCGTGCTGCACCGCTCGGTGGAGCAGACCGCAGCCGGACTGGGTCGCGATGGGGCGCGCTGGCGCCTGGCGTTCGGTTACTCCGCCGGCCATTTCGATGCGCTCAGCGACGACATCATGGGTCCGCTGCTGCGGATCCCCCACCATCCGCTGATGCTGGCCCGGTTCGGTGCTCCCACGGTGCTTCCGGCGTCGACGTTCGCGCGGGTGTTCCGCACCGACGAAGGCCGGGCTTTGTTCGGTGGTGTTGCGGCCCACGCCTTCCGGCCGCTGCACTACCCGATGACCTCGGCCATCGGCATGGGCATCATCGCGGCCGGGCACCGGCACGGCTGGGCGGTGGCCGAGGGCGGATCGCAGTCGATCGCCGACGCGATGGTCGCGCTGCTGAGCGATCTGGGCGGCAAGATCGAAACCGGTGTCCGGGTGCAGAATATGTCGCAGCTGCCACCGGCCGACGTCACGATGTTCGACCTGGCACCCAGCGCGGTCGCCGGCATCCTCGGAGCCCGTCTGCCCCGCCGAATCTCGGCCGCCTTCACCAGGTTCCGGCGCGGGCCCGGCGCGTTCAAGGTCGACTTCGCCGTCGAGGGCGGGGTGCCCTGGACGAACCCGGACGCGCATCGGGCCGGCACGGTGCATCTGGCCGGCACCTTCGCGGAGCTTGCCGCGACCGAGCGGGATGTCCATGCCGGTCGCATGCCCGAGCGGCCCTTCGTGCTGATCGGTCAGCAGTACCTGGCCGATCCGCAACGCTCGGTGGGTAATACGCATCCGGTGTGGAGCTACGCGCACGTCCCCAACGGCTACACCGGCGACGCGACGGAAGCGATCATCGCCCAGATCGAGCGGTTCGCGCCAGGCTTCCGGGACCGCATCGTCGGCCACGTCGTGCGCAGCACGACGCAGATGGCCACCTTCAACGCCAACTACGCCGGCGGCGACATCATGACCGGCTCGAAGGACATCCGCCAACTTACCTTCGGACCACGGATTACGCTGTCGCCCTACACTATTAGCGTGCCGGGCATGTACGTCTGCTCGGCCGCCACCCCGCCCGGACCCGGCGCGCACGGGATGTGCGGCGCCAATGCCGCCAAACTCGCGCTGGCCGAGCTAAGTCGTTAG
- a CDS encoding SDR family NAD(P)-dependent oxidoreductase translates to MNSIRFDFTGAHVLVTGGTSGIGNAIAAEFAKAGAAVTVTGTRASTADYPEADLRPFTYRQCKIQDPDAVDALADSLDELDVLINNAGGPYPAGDEYDPDGYVASVAQNMLGPMRLTMRCHDLLKASKAPGGASVVSIVSRSAFRSAVFVPGYASSKMGLVALTMNLSRRWATDGIRVNAIAPGLIDTRMTQPAMGIPEILDVEIGFHTPLGRPGTPQDCAGATLFLCTDAASYITGSTIAVDGGYLTV, encoded by the coding sequence ATGAACTCCATCAGGTTCGACTTCACCGGCGCCCACGTGCTGGTGACCGGTGGCACCAGCGGCATCGGCAACGCGATCGCCGCCGAGTTCGCCAAGGCGGGCGCGGCCGTTACGGTGACCGGTACCCGCGCGTCGACCGCGGATTATCCCGAGGCGGATCTGAGACCATTCACCTACCGCCAGTGCAAGATCCAGGATCCCGACGCCGTCGACGCGCTGGCGGACTCACTCGATGAACTCGACGTCTTGATCAACAACGCCGGTGGTCCGTATCCCGCCGGCGACGAATACGATCCCGACGGCTACGTCGCGTCGGTGGCGCAGAACATGTTGGGCCCCATGCGATTAACCATGCGCTGCCACGACCTCCTGAAGGCGAGCAAGGCGCCCGGCGGCGCCAGTGTCGTCAGCATCGTCTCGAGGTCCGCGTTCCGCTCGGCGGTGTTCGTCCCGGGATATGCCTCATCGAAGATGGGCCTCGTCGCGCTGACGATGAACCTCTCACGCCGGTGGGCGACCGACGGAATCCGCGTCAACGCCATCGCGCCGGGCCTGATCGACACCCGAATGACACAGCCGGCCATGGGAATTCCGGAGATCCTGGACGTCGAGATCGGCTTCCACACACCGTTGGGCAGACCCGGCACACCCCAGGACTGCGCCGGGGCGACGCTGTTCCTGTGTACCGATGCCGCGTCGTACATCACCGGCAGCACCATCGCCGTCGACGGCGGATACCTGACGGTCTAG
- a CDS encoding TetR/AcrR family transcriptional regulator, with translation MAGKRSRKRNGDERRRALCDAAIQVLAEQGSRGLTHGQVDRCAGVPGGTTSYYYRTRAALLRGVGWRVAEIDVANLQSVIDEPLDPLAPFAHLAQLTMMQAQGHGLMLNRARHELLLGALRDPGLAETSRTFVARINAMAHEAIAHLQPATDDPELLDAQTTAVTTFIAGVFTRLAGGDRTISNVEQLTRLLAAVATAVSLQRAKT, from the coding sequence ATGGCCGGCAAGCGATCCCGGAAACGCAACGGCGACGAACGCCGACGCGCACTGTGTGACGCCGCGATCCAGGTGCTGGCCGAGCAGGGCTCCCGCGGCCTGACGCATGGGCAGGTCGATCGCTGCGCTGGAGTGCCGGGGGGCACCACGTCGTACTACTACCGGACCCGAGCGGCGCTGTTGCGTGGCGTCGGCTGGCGGGTCGCGGAAATCGACGTCGCCAACTTGCAATCGGTGATCGACGAACCGCTCGACCCGCTCGCGCCGTTCGCGCATCTGGCGCAGCTGACCATGATGCAGGCGCAAGGGCACGGTCTGATGCTGAACCGGGCGCGGCATGAATTGCTGCTGGGGGCGCTGCGCGATCCCGGGCTCGCCGAGACGTCACGGACCTTCGTCGCCCGGATCAACGCGATGGCCCACGAGGCGATCGCCCACCTACAGCCGGCCACCGACGACCCCGAACTGCTCGACGCGCAGACGACGGCCGTCACCACCTTCATCGCGGGCGTGTTCACCCGGCTGGCCGGCGGAGACCGCACCATCAGCAACGTCGAGCAACTCACCCGGCTGCTGGCAGCCGTCGCCACCGCGGTCTCGCTGCAGCGGGCAAAAACATAG
- a CDS encoding 3-hydroxyacyl-CoA dehydrogenase family protein: protein MTGSYTYTFEDIQNRPVAVIGAGTLGRRIALMFATRGGIVRIYARREEQRDEATQYVAQALPKLLDDRGFGEAGTVTATGSLGEALDDAWLVVESVPEKLEIKIPLWDEIDQAAPMGAIFGTNSSSIPSRMMAEKIRDKTRFCSTHFYMPPDINAVELMSDGETARSVLDTLLAVLPEFGLHPFEVRKESTGFIFNRIWAAIKRESLAVVAEGVGRPEDIDRLFKLALGVPVGPFQMMDLVGLDVVLDIENHYAAESPHLPKNVRDLLQSQIDAGKLGIKTGEGFYTY from the coding sequence GTGACTGGTTCGTACACATATACATTCGAAGACATCCAAAACCGGCCCGTCGCGGTGATCGGAGCGGGCACGCTGGGCCGTCGCATCGCCCTGATGTTCGCCACCCGCGGCGGCATTGTGCGAATCTACGCGCGGCGCGAAGAACAGCGTGACGAAGCGACGCAATACGTGGCTCAGGCGCTACCGAAGTTGTTGGACGACCGAGGATTTGGCGAGGCTGGAACGGTGACCGCCACCGGGTCGCTCGGCGAGGCGTTGGACGACGCATGGCTGGTCGTCGAATCGGTCCCGGAGAAGCTCGAGATCAAGATTCCGTTGTGGGACGAGATCGACCAGGCCGCGCCGATGGGCGCCATCTTCGGGACCAACTCGTCGTCCATCCCGTCGCGGATGATGGCCGAAAAGATCAGGGACAAAACACGTTTCTGCAGCACGCACTTCTACATGCCGCCGGATATCAACGCAGTCGAGTTGATGTCCGACGGCGAGACCGCACGCAGCGTGCTGGACACCCTGCTGGCCGTGCTGCCCGAATTCGGCCTGCATCCCTTCGAAGTACGCAAGGAAAGCACGGGTTTCATCTTCAATCGGATCTGGGCGGCCATCAAGCGCGAGTCGCTCGCCGTGGTTGCCGAGGGCGTGGGACGCCCCGAGGACATCGACCGATTGTTCAAGCTCGCCTTGGGCGTGCCGGTCGGACCGTTTCAGATGATGGACCTGGTCGGCCTCGACGTCGTGCTCGACATCGAAAACCACTACGCCGCAGAGAGTCCACACCTGCCGAAGAACGTGCGGGACCTGCTGCAGTCCCAAATCGACGCCGGCAAGCTCGGTATCAAAACCGGCGAGGGCTTCTACACGTACTAG
- a CDS encoding SOS response-associated peptidase: MCGRFAVTTDPALLAEKIKAIDEATGSSERASEPNYNVAPTTTVATVVCRHSEPDDEPTRRVRLMRWGLVPPWVKAGPDGSPDSKGPLLINARSDKVATSPAFRGSAKSKRCLVPMDGWYEWRPNPDDAAGKKSAKTPFFMHREDGEPLFMAGLWSVWKPDKEADLLLSCTIITTDAVGELAGVHDRMPLILAERDWDAWLDPDAPLDTELLTHVPDVRGIELREVSRLVNSIRNNGPQLLEPAEPQPEQITLL, translated from the coding sequence ATGTGTGGACGGTTTGCGGTCACGACGGATCCGGCCCTGCTGGCCGAGAAGATCAAGGCGATCGACGAAGCTACCGGTAGCTCGGAGCGCGCGAGCGAGCCCAACTACAACGTCGCCCCGACGACCACGGTCGCGACGGTGGTGTGCCGCCACAGTGAGCCGGACGACGAGCCGACTCGCCGGGTGCGGCTGATGCGCTGGGGGCTGGTTCCGCCGTGGGTCAAGGCCGGTCCCGACGGCAGCCCGGATTCCAAGGGTCCGCTGCTCATCAACGCCCGCTCCGACAAGGTGGCGACCTCGCCGGCCTTCCGCGGTTCGGCCAAGAGCAAGCGTTGCCTGGTGCCGATGGACGGCTGGTACGAATGGCGGCCAAATCCGGACGACGCCGCGGGCAAGAAGAGCGCGAAGACGCCGTTCTTCATGCATCGCGAGGACGGCGAGCCGCTGTTCATGGCGGGCCTGTGGTCGGTCTGGAAACCCGACAAGGAGGCGGACCTGCTGCTGAGCTGCACGATCATCACCACCGACGCCGTGGGGGAGCTGGCCGGGGTCCACGACCGGATGCCGTTGATTCTGGCCGAGCGTGACTGGGACGCCTGGTTGGATCCCGATGCCCCGCTGGACACCGAGCTGCTGACGCATGTGCCGGATGTGCGTGGCATCGAGCTGCGCGAGGTGTCGCGGCTGGTGAACAGCATCCGCAATAACGGGCCCCAGCTGCTCGAGCCGGCCGAACCGCAGCCCGAGCAGATCACGCTGTTATAG
- the aroA gene encoding 3-phosphoshikimate 1-carboxyvinyltransferase — MSTDPWTAPIAPTPVHATVTVPGSKSQTNRALVLAGLSSAQGQSASTIGGALRSRDTDLMIGALAALGLRVDGDGTELTVSGRLDPGPGARVDCGLAGTVLRFVPPLAALANAAVEFDGDDQARGRPIAPLLDALRDLGVPIEGTGLPFRVLGSGSVAGGTVAIDASGSSQFVSGLLLCGASFSNGLTVVHTGTSLPSQPHIAMTTVMLRQGGVDIDDSVPNRWQVHPGTVAARHWDVEPDLTNAVPFLSAAVVTGGTVRITGWPSTSVQPAGDILDVLGELNAVVTQTDSYLEVQGSEDGYGGFDVDLRAVGELTPSVAALAALATPGSVSRLSGIAHLRGHETDRLAALSAEINRLGGDCQETADGLVITSTPLHSGIWRAYADHRMAMAGAIVGLRVTGVEIDDIGATTKTLPEFAQLWARMLESNV, encoded by the coding sequence GTGAGCACCGACCCCTGGACGGCCCCCATCGCGCCGACGCCGGTGCACGCGACCGTGACCGTGCCGGGCTCGAAATCGCAGACCAACCGGGCGCTGGTGCTCGCGGGACTGTCCAGCGCGCAGGGCCAGAGCGCGTCGACGATCGGCGGCGCGCTGCGCAGCCGCGATACCGACCTGATGATCGGTGCGTTGGCCGCGCTGGGCCTGCGGGTGGACGGCGACGGCACCGAACTGACGGTCAGCGGCCGGCTCGACCCCGGCCCCGGCGCGCGCGTGGACTGCGGCCTGGCCGGCACGGTGTTGCGCTTCGTTCCACCGCTGGCGGCGCTGGCCAACGCAGCGGTGGAATTCGACGGCGACGACCAGGCCCGGGGCCGGCCGATCGCTCCGTTACTGGACGCGCTGCGCGACCTGGGTGTCCCGATCGAGGGCACCGGTCTGCCGTTCCGGGTGCTGGGCAGCGGATCGGTCGCCGGCGGCACCGTGGCCATCGACGCGTCGGGGTCGTCGCAGTTCGTCTCCGGCCTGTTGCTGTGCGGGGCGTCGTTCAGCAACGGCCTGACCGTCGTGCACACCGGGACGTCGCTGCCGTCGCAGCCGCATATCGCGATGACGACAGTGATGTTGCGCCAAGGCGGAGTCGACATCGACGATTCGGTGCCCAACCGCTGGCAGGTGCATCCCGGCACGGTCGCGGCCCGGCACTGGGACGTCGAACCCGACCTCACCAACGCGGTTCCGTTCCTGTCGGCGGCCGTCGTCACCGGCGGTACGGTACGCATCACCGGATGGCCGTCGACCAGCGTGCAACCCGCCGGCGACATTCTGGATGTCTTGGGCGAGCTGAATGCCGTTGTCACCCAGACTGATTCATATCTCGAAGTGCAGGGCTCGGAGGACGGCTACGGAGGATTTGATGTCGACCTGCGCGCGGTCGGCGAACTGACGCCGTCGGTCGCCGCGCTGGCGGCACTGGCCACCCCGGGGTCGGTGTCGCGGCTTTCCGGCATCGCCCATCTGCGCGGCCACGAGACCGACCGGCTGGCCGCGCTTAGCGCCGAGATCAACCGGCTGGGGGGTGACTGCCAGGAGACCGCCGACGGCCTGGTGATCACCTCGACACCACTGCACTCCGGCATCTGGCGCGCGTATGCCGACCACCGGATGGCGATGGCCGGCGCGATCGTCGGGCTGCGGGTAACCGGAGTTGAGATCGACGACATCGGCGCCACCACAAAGACATTGCCGGAATTCGCTCAGCTGTGGGCACGCATGCTGGAGTCCAACGTTTGA
- the rsgA gene encoding ribosome small subunit-dependent GTPase A, with protein MRPGDYDESDVKVRSGRGSRPRTKTRPEHADAEAAMVVSVDRGRWGCVLGGRPDSRVTAMRARELGRTPIVVGDDVDVVGDLSGRPDTLARIVRRGPRRTVLRRTADDTDPTERVVVANADQLLIVVALADPPPRTGLVDRALIAAYAGGLTPILCLTKTDLAPPEPFAKQFADLDLTVVTAGRDDPLLAVVDLLAGKITVLLGHSGVGKSTLVNRIVPEADRTVGEVTEIGRGRHTSTQSVAFPLGANGWVIDTPGIRSFGLAHIRPDDVLLAFSDLAETVQDCPRGCGHMGPPADPECALDMLSGPALRRVEAARRLLGALRET; from the coding sequence TTGAGGCCGGGTGACTACGACGAATCCGACGTCAAGGTCCGATCCGGCCGGGGTTCACGGCCCCGGACCAAAACCCGTCCCGAGCACGCTGACGCCGAGGCCGCGATGGTGGTCAGTGTCGACCGCGGCCGGTGGGGATGTGTGCTCGGGGGTCGGCCCGACAGCCGGGTCACCGCGATGCGGGCCCGCGAGCTGGGCCGCACCCCGATCGTGGTCGGCGACGACGTCGACGTGGTGGGTGACCTGTCCGGGCGGCCGGACACGCTGGCCCGCATCGTGCGTCGCGGGCCTCGGCGAACGGTGTTGCGGCGCACCGCCGATGACACCGATCCCACCGAGCGGGTGGTCGTCGCCAACGCCGACCAACTGCTGATCGTGGTGGCGCTTGCGGACCCGCCGCCGCGCACGGGTCTGGTCGACCGGGCGTTGATCGCCGCGTACGCCGGCGGGTTGACGCCAATTCTGTGCCTGACCAAGACCGACCTGGCCCCGCCCGAGCCGTTCGCAAAGCAGTTCGCCGACCTCGATTTAACGGTGGTCACCGCGGGCCGCGACGATCCGCTGCTGGCCGTGGTGGACCTGCTCGCCGGCAAGATCACCGTGCTGCTCGGGCATTCCGGCGTCGGCAAGTCAACATTGGTGAATCGTATTGTGCCAGAAGCGGATCGAACTGTAGGCGAGGTTACCGAGATCGGCAGGGGCCGGCACACCTCGACGCAGTCGGTGGCATTCCCGCTGGGCGCCAACGGCTGGGTGATCGACACACCCGGCATCCGCTCGTTCGGGCTGGCTCACATCCGGCCCGACGACGTGTTGTTGGCCTTCTCGGATCTAGCCGAGACCGTGCAGGATTGCCCACGCGGCTGCGGCCACATGGGGCCACCGGCGGACCCGGAATGCGCGCTGGACATGCTCTCCGGTCCCGCCCTTCGCCGTGTCGAAGCGGCCCGCCGATTGCTCGGAGCTCTCAGGGAGACTTAG
- a CDS encoding winged helix-turn-helix transcriptional regulator, translated as MTFLQGALADREKWSAVGQCAIEKTMAVVGTKSAMLIMREAYYGTTRFDDFARRVGITKAATSARLTELVDLGLLARQPYQEPGQRSREEYVLTEAGTDFMPVVWAMFEWGRHHLPGRHQLRLTHLGCGAEASVEIRCTEGHLVPPDELGMRLAKSP; from the coding sequence ATGACATTTCTGCAGGGCGCCCTGGCGGATCGGGAGAAATGGTCGGCGGTTGGTCAGTGCGCGATCGAGAAGACGATGGCGGTGGTCGGCACCAAGTCGGCGATGCTGATCATGCGCGAGGCGTACTACGGCACCACCCGATTCGACGACTTCGCGCGCCGGGTCGGGATCACCAAGGCGGCCACGTCCGCGCGCCTGACCGAGCTGGTTGATCTCGGGCTACTGGCGCGCCAGCCCTATCAGGAGCCAGGTCAGCGCAGCCGCGAGGAATACGTGCTGACCGAGGCCGGTACCGACTTCATGCCGGTGGTCTGGGCCATGTTCGAGTGGGGACGGCACCATCTGCCGGGCCGCCACCAGCTACGGCTGACCCACCTGGGATGCGGCGCGGAGGCGAGCGTCGAAATACGGTGCACCGAGGGCCATTTGGTGCCGCCCGACGAGCTCGGCATGCGGCTGGCTAAGTCTCCCTGA
- a CDS encoding YoaK family protein: protein MSVTFDSETKLSWVLAALAGLIGAAAFTHSAGYFVTFMTGNSERAALGLFRQQPWLAITAALLIATFVGGVVVASLCKRHLWVTHPHGPTVLTALSLATATAVCVTTHGWSQSNDLSFAPTLFVAFGVGALNTSFTKDGEVSTPLSYVTGTLVKMGQGIERHISGGSAAQWLGYFLLYLSFVLGAAIGGGISLAVSGAQMLAIVSTLCFLTAGYTYFHGDRRALIAESNARTRRTGRLTPQIGVRDLRP, encoded by the coding sequence ATGTCCGTGACGTTCGACAGCGAGACAAAATTGTCATGGGTGTTGGCGGCACTGGCGGGCCTGATCGGCGCGGCCGCGTTTACCCACTCCGCTGGATACTTCGTGACCTTCATGACGGGTAACTCCGAACGTGCGGCATTGGGACTTTTTCGCCAACAACCTTGGCTCGCAATTACAGCAGCGTTGCTGATAGCGACTTTCGTAGGAGGCGTGGTAGTCGCATCGCTGTGTAAGCGCCATCTGTGGGTAACGCATCCCCATGGACCAACAGTGCTCACCGCCCTGTCTTTGGCTACCGCTACCGCGGTCTGCGTCACCACTCATGGGTGGTCGCAATCAAACGATCTCTCCTTCGCACCAACCCTTTTCGTTGCATTCGGAGTCGGCGCCCTCAATACGTCATTTACGAAGGACGGCGAGGTATCGACGCCACTGAGCTATGTGACGGGGACCCTTGTGAAGATGGGCCAGGGCATTGAACGTCACATCAGCGGCGGCTCGGCGGCCCAATGGTTGGGATACTTTCTGCTGTACCTGAGCTTTGTACTGGGCGCAGCCATCGGCGGCGGCATTAGCCTGGCCGTGAGCGGCGCCCAGATGTTGGCGATCGTAAGCACCCTGTGTTTTCTCACCGCCGGATACACGTATTTCCATGGCGACCGCCGTGCACTGATAGCGGAATCGAACGCGCGCACGCGACGAACAGGCCGTCTCACGCCGCAGATCGGTGTTCGAGACCTGCGCCCCTGA
- a CDS encoding VIT1/CCC1 transporter family protein, translated as MGKNEPPQEAPTHAAEPHAGDTSGRLNSLRAAVLGANDGIVSVAGLVVGVAGATTERGPIFTAGLAALVSGAVSMALGEFVSVSSQRDSEKAQLATERNELQHIPEAELAELTAIYQGRGLSAETAAQVAKELTAHDALTAHAHAELNINPHDLANPWQAAAASATSFLIGALLPLVAILLPSSAFRVPFTFVAVLAALALTGALSARTGGGGVWRAVLRVVLGGAAGLGLTYGIGHLFGTAVQ; from the coding sequence ATGGGCAAAAACGAGCCGCCTCAGGAGGCACCAACCCACGCCGCCGAACCGCATGCCGGCGACACCTCTGGCCGGCTCAATAGCCTGCGCGCAGCGGTATTAGGCGCCAACGACGGCATCGTATCGGTGGCCGGCCTGGTGGTCGGGGTGGCCGGGGCGACCACCGAGCGCGGTCCGATCTTCACCGCGGGCCTGGCGGCCCTAGTCAGCGGGGCCGTCTCGATGGCACTGGGCGAGTTTGTTTCCGTCTCGAGCCAACGGGACAGCGAAAAGGCTCAGCTCGCCACCGAACGAAATGAGTTGCAGCACATACCCGAGGCCGAACTGGCCGAATTGACGGCCATCTACCAGGGCCGAGGTTTGTCGGCTGAAACCGCAGCGCAAGTCGCCAAAGAGCTGACCGCGCACGATGCGCTCACCGCCCACGCACACGCCGAACTCAACATCAATCCCCACGACTTGGCCAACCCGTGGCAAGCCGCCGCAGCCTCTGCGACCTCGTTCCTGATCGGAGCGCTGCTGCCATTAGTGGCTATCTTATTGCCGTCCAGCGCATTTCGGGTTCCGTTCACTTTTGTCGCCGTGCTCGCGGCCCTGGCGCTCACCGGTGCACTCAGCGCACGGACTGGCGGCGGTGGTGTTTGGCGTGCGGTGCTTCGTGTCGTGCTCGGCGGCGCGGCCGGACTCGGATTGACCTACGGCATCGGGCATCTTTTCGGCACCGCGGTCCAGTAG
- a CDS encoding DUF5134 domain-containing protein yields MIGDLTLRWIVTALFGISIATYVYLLVAQRDRATSTIDHLLHLTMAAAMVLMAWQVGMDLSTAGPMVFFSLAGAWYVRAAGRASSAIGQRLTNCYYAVMTAAMVWMYAVMSGNLPGQASHPTSLAMTMPGMEMPGHQMFRAPTGPGWITTVNWIAALGFAVVALYWSCRYAARRQSTRLEPLYQACTAAGTAAMFFAML; encoded by the coding sequence TTGATCGGCGACTTGACGTTGCGGTGGATTGTCACCGCCCTCTTCGGTATCAGCATTGCAACGTACGTCTACCTCCTTGTCGCGCAACGCGATCGGGCGACGAGCACAATCGACCACTTGTTACACCTGACGATGGCGGCGGCAATGGTCCTGATGGCGTGGCAAGTCGGCATGGATCTGTCGACAGCCGGGCCGATGGTCTTCTTCAGCTTGGCCGGCGCCTGGTATGTGCGCGCGGCGGGTCGCGCGTCGTCCGCCATCGGCCAGCGACTCACCAACTGCTACTACGCCGTGATGACGGCGGCGATGGTGTGGATGTACGCGGTGATGAGCGGTAACCTGCCGGGCCAGGCCAGCCACCCGACATCGCTGGCCATGACCATGCCCGGCATGGAGATGCCCGGGCACCAGATGTTCAGGGCGCCAACGGGACCCGGATGGATCACCACGGTGAACTGGATCGCGGCCCTCGGGTTCGCGGTCGTGGCGCTGTATTGGTCATGCCGGTACGCAGCCCGGCGGCAGTCCACGCGGTTGGAACCGCTGTATCAAGCGTGCACTGCCGCCGGCACCGCGGCGATGTTCTTCGCCATGCTGTAA
- a CDS encoding fatty acid desaturase family protein, giving the protein MAITDVDVFAHLTDADIEALAVELDAIRQDVEDSRGERDARYIRRTIAAQRALEVSARLMLAASSRRSAWWAGTVTLGVAKIIENMEIGHNVMHGQWDWMNDPEIHSSSWEWDMSGSSKHWRYTHNFVHHKYTNILGMDDDVGYGMLRVTRDQRWRKYNLFNLVWNTLLAIGFEWGVGLQHVEIGKIVKKRMDHDEARQRTDEFFAKAGRQVLKDYVAFPALTSLSPGATYKSTLKANAVANVIRNVWANAVIFCGHFPDGAEKFTKTDMIGETKGQWYLRQMLGSANFEGGWLLRFMSGNLCHQIEHHLYPDLPSNRLHEISVRVREICDKYDLPYTTGSFLVQYGKTWRTMAKLSLPNKYLLDNADDAPETRSERMFAELDADFAGTDPETGRRRGLKTAIATVRGWRRNKRAMKKMGQLLKDADDLAA; this is encoded by the coding sequence ATGGCGATCACAGACGTCGACGTATTCGCGCATTTGACCGACGCTGATATCGAAGCCCTGGCCGTTGAGCTGGATGCTATCCGCCAAGACGTAGAAGACTCACGCGGCGAGCGGGACGCCCGCTACATCCGTCGCACCATCGCCGCTCAGCGCGCGCTGGAGGTATCCGCCCGACTGATGCTGGCCGCGAGTTCGCGGCGCTCGGCATGGTGGGCTGGAACCGTGACCCTGGGCGTGGCCAAGATCATCGAGAACATGGAGATCGGCCACAACGTCATGCACGGCCAGTGGGACTGGATGAACGACCCGGAGATTCACTCCTCCTCGTGGGAGTGGGACATGAGCGGGTCGTCCAAGCACTGGCGTTACACGCATAACTTCGTGCACCACAAGTACACGAACATCCTCGGGATGGACGACGACGTGGGCTATGGCATGCTGCGTGTCACCCGCGACCAGCGCTGGCGGAAGTACAACCTGTTCAACCTGGTCTGGAACACCTTGCTGGCCATCGGTTTTGAGTGGGGCGTCGGCTTGCAGCACGTCGAGATCGGCAAGATCGTCAAGAAGCGGATGGACCACGACGAAGCACGCCAGCGCACGGACGAGTTTTTCGCCAAGGCCGGCCGTCAGGTGCTGAAGGACTACGTCGCATTCCCGGCTCTGACCTCGCTGTCGCCCGGCGCGACCTACAAGTCCACATTGAAGGCCAATGCCGTCGCGAACGTGATCCGCAACGTGTGGGCCAACGCGGTGATCTTCTGCGGCCACTTCCCCGATGGTGCAGAGAAATTCACCAAGACCGACATGATCGGCGAAACGAAGGGCCAGTGGTACCTGCGCCAGATGCTGGGTAGTGCCAACTTCGAAGGTGGATGGCTGCTGCGGTTCATGAGCGGCAACCTGTGCCACCAGATCGAGCACCACCTCTACCCTGACCTGCCGAGCAACCGGCTGCACGAGATCTCGGTGCGGGTGCGTGAGATCTGCGACAAGTACGACTTGCCTTACACCACAGGGTCATTCCTGGTGCAGTACGGCAAGACGTGGCGCACGATGGCCAAGCTGTCGTTGCCCAACAAGTACTTGCTGGACAACGCCGACGACGCGCCGGAAACCCGTAGCGAGCGGATGTTCGCCGAACTCGACGCCGATTTCGCGGGCACGGATCCGGAGACCGGCCGGCGGCGCGGACTCAAGACCGCCATTGCCACCGTCCGGGGCTGGCGCCGCAACAAGCGCGCCATGAAGAAAATGGGGCAGCTGCTCAAGGACGCCGACGACCTGGCGGCCTGA